In Cyprinus carpio isolate SPL01 chromosome A1, ASM1834038v1, whole genome shotgun sequence, the following proteins share a genomic window:
- the LOC109056623 gene encoding LOW QUALITY PROTEIN: protein NLRC3-like (The sequence of the model RefSeq protein was modified relative to this genomic sequence to represent the inferred CDS: inserted 1 base in 1 codon), with protein MEISERSSSPDPSCVSLKSDASMQNPPKFSAEPVTSDPSITRRKSQRSSFPEPSCVSLKSDRSMDNPPKFSAEPVTSDPRDDQIRAQDPPQAVNDELQRVKEQHKTSMKNKYERLFEGLKLQENESLLNSIYTQLYIIEGESEGVNKEHEFLQMEKTARTQHSQDTPIYCNDIFKASAEAGCEEKEQIKTVLTKGIAGIGKTVSVQKFILDWAEGKANQDVDFMFVLPFRELNLIRDHQYSLHRLLLDFHPELQDLDSQIYKECKVVFILGLDESRITLMFSDAQKVCDVTETSSVAVLISKLIKGELLPSALIWITSRPAAANQIPSKYIHRLTEIQGFTEPQKEEYFRKRIXDEHQASRIISHIRRARSLHIMCHIPVFCWISSTVLQKLLKEDLSAEIPQTLTEMYIHFLLIQINMRKQKYEERDPEKILQSNREVIVKLAEVAFKQLMKGNVMFYEEDLIESGIDVTDASVYSGICTEIFKQESVIHQRKVYSFIHLSVQEFLAAFYLLYCYLTKNQEPLHEFRSSLHEFRSYTFDEISLYDVLTSAVDKALKSKNGHLDLFLRFLLGVSLESNQRLLQDLLTHTENSSETIRETTQYIKEKIKDTNDHYSLSADQSINLFLCLLEVKDQTLFREIQEFVKSDKHSKMYISAAHCSTISYMLQMSEEPLDELNLKKYSTTAEGIRRLIPAVINCRKAL; from the exons atggagatcagtgagagatcttcatctccagatcccagctgtgtgtctctgaagagtgaCGCATCCATGCAAAACCCTCCTAAATTCAGTGCTGaaccagtgacctctgaccccag tatcaccaGGAGGAAGAGTCAAAGATCTTCATTTCCtgaacccagctgtgtgtctctgaagagtgaTAGATCAATGGATAATCCTCCTAAATTCAGTGCTGaaccagtgacctctgaccccag AGACGATCAGATTAGAGCCCAGGATCCTCCTCAAGCAGTGAATGATGAACTACAGAGAGTCAAAGagcagcacaaaaccagcatgaagaacaagtatgagagATTATTTGAGGGACTGAAACTCCAGGAGAATGAAAGCCTCCTGAACAgcatctacacacagctctacatcatagagggagagagtgaaggagTGAATAAAGAACATGAGTTtctacagatggagaaaacagccagaacacaacactcacaagacactccaatctactgcaatgacatctttaaagcctcagctgaagcaggatgtgaggagaaagagcagatcaagactgttcttactaaaggtatcgctggaatcggaaaaaccgtctctgtgcagaagttcattctggactgggccgagggaaaagccaatcaggatgtagatttcatgtttgtgcttccatttcgagagctgaacttgatccgagatcatcagtacagtcttcacagacttctgctggactttcatcctgaacttcaagatctggactcacagatttataaggagtgtaaagttgtgttcatcttgggtctggatgaaagcagaatcacacttATGTTTTCAGACgctcagaaagtttgtgatgtgactgagacttcatcagtggcTGTGTTGATATCAAAGCTCATAaaaggagagctgcttccctctgctctcatctggatcacctccagaccagcagcagccaatcagatcccctccaaatacatccaccgtctgacagaaattcagggattcactgagcctcagaaggaggaatatttcaggaagagaa aggatgagcatcaagccagcagaatcatctcacacatcagaagagcaagaagcctccacatcatgtgccacatccccgtcttctgctggatctcatccactgtgcttcagaagctcctgaaagaagatctgagtgcagaaatccctcaaactctgactgaaatgtacatccacttcctgctgattcagatcaacatgaggaagcagaagtatgaagagagagatccagagaaaatcctgcagtccaacagagaagtgattgtgaaacttgctgaagtggctttcaaacagctgatgaagggcaatgtgatgttctatgaggaggacctgattgagagcggcatagacgtcactgacgcctcagtgtattctgggatttgcactgagatctttaagcaggaatctgtgattcatcagaggaaagtctacagcttcattcatctgagcgtTCAGGAGTTTCTCGCTGCTTTCTATCTGCTTTACTGCTATTTAACAAAGAACCAGGAGCCACTGCATGAATTTAGATCTTCACTGCATGAATTCAGATCTTACACATTTGATGAAATCTCTCTATATGATGTACTAACATCAGCAGTAGATAAAGCTCTCAAGAGTAAGAATGGACatctggatctgttcctgcggttcctgctgggtgtctcactggagtccaatcagagactcttacaggatctactgacacacacagagaacagctcagagacCATCAGAGAaaccacacagtacattaaagagaagatcaaagATACAAATGATCATTATTCTCTCTCAGCTGATCagtccatcaatctgttcctctgtctgctggaagtgaaagatcagactctgttcagagagattcaggagtttgtgaaatcagacaaacactcaaAGATGTATATCTCTGctgctcactgctcaacaatctcctacatgcttcagatgtcagaggagcCGCTGGATGAACTGAACCTCAAGAAATACAGCACAACAGCTGAGGGGATAAGgagactgataccagctgtgatcaactgcagaaaagctctgtga